Within Stella humosa, the genomic segment CCCTGCCCGCACCAGCCCGCGGCAATCGATCAGGTCGAGGTCCAGCGTGCGCGCCGCCCAATGCCGCTCGCGCACGCGGCCGAACTCGGCCTCGATGCGATGCAGGGCGGCCAGGATCGCCTCCGGCCCGAGGCCGCTTGCGGCGCGGACGACGCCGTTCACGAACCAGGGCTGCCCCGGCTCCCCCACCGGCTCGGTCGCATACCAGGACGAGCGGCCGGTGACGCGGATGCCGGCGGCCGACAGGCGGACGACCGCCGCCCGGCAGGTTTCCATGGGCGACGTGCCGCCCGGGCTCGGCAGGTTGGCGCCCAGGGCCACGAACACGTCGCCGGCCACCGGGTCAGACTGCGCCATCATGAAAGGAAATCCTTGCATTGGCCGGCGCGAAGACGAATCTTCCGCCCCGTTCGAATCCATCCTGCCGCACATCGCGGCAGCAAGGATCGGAATATATGCCCAGCCGTTCCAGTAGAGCGATTATCTTCCGGGAGATGCTATAATGAATTTCTATCCCGAGGACCGCATCGCGGTCTTCATCGACGGCGCCAATTTCTATGGCGCAGCGCGTGCGCTGGGTTTCGATATTGACTATCGCCGGATGCACGACCTGTTCACCAAGCGGGCGCGCCTCATCCGCATTTCCTACTACACCGCCTTTACCGACGACCAGGAATACTCGCCCCTGCGGCCGCTGATCGACTGGCTCGACTATAACGGCTTTACGCTGGTAACCAAGCCGACCAAGGAATTCACCGACGCCACCGGCCGCCGCCGCCTCAAGGGCAACATGGATGTCGAGATCGCCGTCGACATGATGGAGATCGTCGACCGCGTCGACCATGTGGTGCTGATGTCGGGCGACGGCGACTTCCGCAGCCTGGTCGAGGCCGTGCAGCGCAAGGGCGTGCGGGTGACCGTGGTCAGCACGCTGCGCTCGCAGCCGCCGATGATCGCCGACGAGCTGCGCCGCCAGGCCGACGTCTTCGTCGACCTACAGGAACTGGCGCCCCTCATCCAGCGCGCCCAGAGCCAGCGCGAGGAAGGGCTGCCCTCGCGCTACACCGCCCCGCACAACGACGAGGCATGACCGCCGCGCCGGCCGAGCCGGCGCGGGACTGCCCCTTCTGCCCGCGGCTGGTGGCCTTTCGTGAGCTGCATCGGGCACGCGAGCCCGCCTGGCACAACGCGCCCGTGCCGTCCTTCGGGGCGGCCGGCGCGCGGCTGCTGATCGTGGGGCTGGCGCCCGGCCTGCGCGGGGCCAACCGCACCGGCCGGCCCTTCACCGGCGACTGGGCGGGCGACCTGCTCTATCCGACGCTGATCCGCCACGGGCTGGCGGTCGGGCAGTTCCTGGCGCGCCCCGACGACGGGCTGGCGCTGGCCGGCTGCCGCATCACCAACGCCGTCCGCTGCGTCCCGCCCGAGAACAAGCCGACCCCGGCCGAGGTGAAGACCTGCCTGCCCTTCCTGGCCGGCGAGATCGCAGCCTTGCCCACTGGCGGTGGCATCCTGGCGCTCGGCCGCATCGCCCACGACGCGGTGCTGACGACCCTGAAGATCCGCAAGGCGGATTTCCCCTTCGCGCACGGCGCCATGCACGAGCTGCCCGGCGGCCGCTGGATGGCCGAGAGCTACCATTGCTCGCGCTACAACACGAATACCGGACGGCTGACGCCGGAGATGTTTGACGCGGTGGTGGGGGCAGTGGTCGCGCGGATCGGATAATATTCCTGGGCGCCACTTGAATGATCTGGCGATCGGCTGCCTCCAATCTGCATGGCAGGAACCCATCGCGCGCCACAATAGCCCAGGTTAGCCAAAACACGGAACCGCTCAGCGTCGTCCGTCAGTCGCGCTTCCCCTTAAAAAGCGCGACCAAGGCCATCCCGTGGCCTCGGCCAAGGTCGAAGTCATGTTTCAGCCAATCGAGGATCTCTCCCGCCTTCACCCCGGGGCGGACGCCGTCGGCATCGCAAAAGCCCTTCTCCCGGGCCATAGCCTTGAATGCGGCGGGCGACTTGCCCGTCTTCGCCTCAATATTGTCGAGATACGCCTGAAACGACATGCAAGACTCCTTGGTCGGAACGTCAAGATAGTCGCAAGGGGTGCACTTGGTGCAATTCCGGGTCGTGCAACCACAATCGGGTCAGCTTGGGCTCAACTGGGCTATTGGAACCGCACCTCGTCGAATGCCTTCACAGCCCGCTTCGACGCGCACCCTCGCCAGCGGCGCTCCAGGAAGCGCATGAGCACTTCGGGCGACAGCGCCCCCAATCGCGCCAGCACGATCGGATAGTCGGCATAGTGCGGTGTCGTGTGGAACACTGCCGGGTCGGCCTCGATCAGCATCGCCCGCTCGTCGATCGGCACGTCGTGCAGGGTGATGCTGTCGTCCTCCGGCCGCAGCCGGGTGAGCAGTCGGCCGCGCACCTTCAAGGCGGGGGTGCCGTAGGAGGTGGAAAGCTCCGCGCCCGGTAGGTCGGCGGCCAGGCGGACGACGTCTTCCCAATTCATCGATCGACCCTCTGGATCAGAAGTCGAATGCCGAGGCGCCGCCAGCCGCACCCGTCGCAAGCCGCGGGGCCAGGCGGTGGAACAGCGGCAGGGCGGCGGCACCGAGGGCGGGCGTCTCCGGCCCCAGGCCAGCCTCGATCAGGCGCGGCATGGCGCGGCCCGGGCGGGCGGCGACGCTGGGCGGCAAGGGTTCAAGCCGGGCGAGGAAGGTCCGACGCATGGCCGGGGGCAGCAGGCCGCCGAGGATGACGGTCTCCGGGTCCAGCAGGTTCTCGATGTTGGCGAGCGCCGCGCGGAAATGGCCCGCGGCATCGCTTAGCCAGGCGTCGAGCGTCGGCTCGCCGGCCAGGAAGGCGGCCTCCAGCCGGGCCGGGTCGATGTCGGAGGCGTCCGCGTCCGGGCCGGCCACCGCGGCATGGGCGGCGGCCAGGGAGACATAGCGTTCCAGGCACCCGTGGTTGCCGCAGAGGCAGGGCCGGCCGCCGGGCACGACCACCATGTGGCCCAGTTCGCCCGCCCGGCCGCCCGCCCCGCGATGGGGCTGGCCGCCGGTGATGATGCCGGCCCCCAGGCCGACGCCGAAATAGACATAGACGAAGTCCCGCAAGTCGCGCCCGGCACCATAGAGCCGCTCGCCGACGGCGGCGGCCGTCGCGTCGTTCTCGACCAGGACCGGCATCTCCAGCAGCGCCGACAGCCGTTCGGTCAGGGGGAAGCCGTCCCAGGCCGGCAGGCTGGTGGGGCCGAAGGAGACGGGGCTGCCGGCCTCGAACAGGGTCGGCATGACGACGCCCGCCCCCAGGATGCGGGCCCCCTCCACGCGGCCCGCCCGCCGCAGGCGGGCGACCGCATCGGCCATCAGCGGCAATGCCGCGGCCGGCGTCGGGGCGGCGGTGGCGATCTCCACCTCGGCGCGGCGCTCGCCGGCCAGGTCGACGAGGACGGCAACCAGCCGACGGTGGTCCAGCGACAGGCCGATGGTGAAGCCGCCGCCGGGGTTGATCGCCAGTTCGATCGGCGGCTGGCCGCGCCCGCCCGTCCGCCGGCCGGATGCCACCAGCAGCCCCGCGCCCAGCAGCTCCTCGGCGATGTTGGACACCGTCTGCGCCGACAGGCCGGTCGCCCGCGCGATCTCGGCGCGCGAGATGGCGCCGCTGGTCCGCACGGTCTCGACCACCACCCGGCGGTTGTAGCTGCGTGCATGCTCGAGGTTGGTCCCGGCCAGGGCCATTCGATCCGTTCCCGCGAAATCCCGCTTGCAGACTGGGTGAGTCCGACGCTTAAATCAATTTGATTGATGAATTCGGGCCCGGCCCTGGGAGAGCAATCCATGACCCGTTCGACGCTGCCCGTCCTGCGCATCGGCTTCATCGGTTCGGGCTTCATGGCCCGCTTCCACCTGCAGTCGCTGACGGGCGTGCGCAACGCCGTGGTGGCCGGCGTCTACAGCACCACGGCCAAGCGCCGGGAGGCCTTCGCGGCCGAGGCCAACCGCCTCGACCTCGGCCCCTGCACGCCCTACGACAGCATCGAGGCGATGCTGCGCTCCGGCCAAGTCGACGCGGTGTGGATCGCCAACCCCAACTATGCCCGGCTGGAGGCGATGGAGGAGATCCATCGCCTGGTGAAGGCCGGTGCCACGCCCTTGCGCGCGGTCGCCTGCGAGAAGCCGCTGGCGCGCACGCTGGGCGACGCCCGGCGCATGCTGGCGCTGGTCGAGGATTGCGGCCTGCTGCACGGATACCTGGAGAACCAGGTGTTCTCGACCGCCGTGCAACGCGGCCACGAGATCATCTGGCGGCGCGCCGTGCCGAATGCCGGGCGGCCGTACCTCGCCCGCGCGGCCGAGGAGCATAGCGGCCCGCACGAGCCCTGGTTCTGGCAGGGCGAGCAGCAGGGCGGCGGCGTGCTGTCGGACATGATGTGCCACAGCGTCGAGGTCGCCCGATTTCTGCTGAGCGCGCCCGGCGAGGCGCGCGGCGCCATGCGCCTGGTGTCGGCCAACGCCACCGTCGCCAACCTCAAATGGACCCGTCCGGAATACGCCCGCAAGCTGTCGGCCGCCATGGGCGGGGTCGACTACACCAAGCGCCCGTCCGAGGATTTCGCGCGCGGAATCCTGACCCTGGAAGACCCCGACGGCAACGTCGCAATGATCGAGGCGACGACGTCCTGGGCCTATGTCGGGCCGGGCCTCCGCATCAACCTGGAGCTGCTGGGGCCGGAATACGCGATGGAGTTCAGCTCGCTCAACACGGGCCTGAAGATCTTCCTGTCGCGCGGCGTCATCGGGACCGAGGGCGAGGACCTGGTCGAGAAGCAGAATGCCGAGCAGGGGCTGATGCCGGTCCTGGACGACGAGGCCGGCATCTACGGCTACACGCTGGAGAACCGCCACATGGTGGAGCATTTCCGCCGCGGCCAGCAGCCGATGGAAACCTTCGACGATGGCGTGGCCGTGGTCGAGATGCTGATGGCGCTCTACCGCTCGGCCGAGCTGGGCCAGACCGTGACGCTGCCCGACGAGAACCTGGAGACCTACGTGCCGGTGGTGGCGCGGCCCGCCGGCCGATAGGCGTCCGGCCAAAGGGCCGACGCCGCCCAAGAAGCCCCGCGCGCCAGCAGGAGAGGCCAACGATGAGGAAGACGATTGCGACCTGGGTCGGCGCCGCCGGCCTGACGCTGACGCTCGCCGCCGGGGCGGCCGGCCAGACCCTGAAGATCACTTACCCCGGCTGGGACAGCAAGGAGCAGGAGCGCGAGGTCACCGCGATCTTCGCCGCGTACGAGAAGCAGAACCCGGGCGTGAAGATCGAGCTGATCTCGACCCCGTTCCCGGTGATGAAGCAGAAGCTGGTGGTCTCGCTGCGCTCTGGCGATGCGCCGGACCTGGGCTATCTCGACGGCCGCTGGCTGCCGGAACTGCAGGCCGCGGGCTTCCTGGCCGACGTGACGGCGCAGGCCAACGCGCTCGACCGCAAGGACTGGTATCCGGCCGCCTGGGAGCCGGCCACCATCGACGGCAAGGTCTATGGCATCCCCGACCGCGTCGACCCGTGGATGGTCTACTACAACACCGATCTGTTCAAGGCGGCCGGCGTCGACCGCTTTCCCGAGACCACCGACGAGCTGGTGGCGGCCGGCAAGAAGATCACCGGCAACGGCGTCCATGCCTGGGGCCTGATCGGCACCAACGACGCCACCTTCATCGGCCGCTACCTCAACATCCTCTATGCCTTCCACGGCAACCTGCTGTCGCCCGACGGCAAGAAGGCCGTCGTCAACGACGCCAACGGCGTGGCCGCACTCGCCTTCTACACCGACCTCCTGATCAAGCACGGGATCGCCCAGCCCTCGGCCGTGGGCAACAACCACAACGACGTCCGCCAGCTTTTCATGACCAAGCAGGTGGCGATGATCATCGACGGCCCTTGGGCGCGCGGCACGCTGCGCGAGATGGCGCCGACGGTGAACTGGTCGGTCGGGCGCATCCCGGCAGCGCCGGGCAAGGAACCGCGCTTCACCATGACGTCGTGGCACTACACGACCTTTGCCGCCGGCAAGAACCAGGCGGCCGTCGCCAAGCTGGTCGCCTACCTGGTGCAGCCCGAGAACCAGGCGCGCAGCGTCGTCACCCTGCCCGCCCGCCAGTCGGCCGCCGCCCTGCCGCGCTTCCAGACCGACGAGTACAAACCCTGGGTGGCAGCATTGCCGGCCGGCCGCGCCTTCCCCATCACCGACCGCTTCAGCGAGATCGCCGACATCGTCGGCAAGTCGGTGCAGGAGGTGCTTGCCAAGCGCAAGGACGCCAAGGCCGCGGCCGACGAGGCGGCGGCGCGTATCGATAAGCTGCTGTAGCGGCGGCACAGCTCCAGCGTCCCTCGACTGCTCGTTTCGCGCAGCGCAGCGAGCAGTCGAGTGACCCGCCGGCGGCAACAACCGACCAACCGCGAACAACGACAGGCGCCCATGAACAAGGACCGTATCCGCATCGCCATGCTCGGCACCGGCTTCATCGCCGAGTTCCGGGCCCAGGTCTATGCCCGGATGCCGGGCGCCGAGGTGGTGGCGGTACTGGGCCGCGACCCGGAGAAGACCGCTGCCTTCGCCCAGCGGAACGGCATCGGCGTGGCGGCGACCGACCTGGAGGAACTGCTTCGCTCCACCGATTTCGACGCGGTCGACCTGTGCCTGCCCAACCACCTGCACCGCGACGCCGGCGTGCGCATGGCCGAGGCCGGCAAGCATATCCTGTGCGAGAAGCCGCTGGGTCGCACCGCGGCCGAGGGCCAGGACATGCTGGACGCGGCCGAGCGTGCCGGCATCGTCCATGCCTATGGCGAGAACATGATCTACTCGCCGGACTTCCAGGAGATCCTGGCGGTCATCGAGCGCGGCGTGATCGGCAAGCCGCTATGGATGCGCGGGCGCGAGGCGCATTTCGGGCCGCACTCGCCCTGGTTCTGGCAGCGCGACCTGGCCGGCGGCGGGGCGCTGATCGACATGGGCTGCCACCTGATCGGCATCTTCAACCTGGCCCTCAAGCAGCAGGCGACCAAGGTCTTCTGCCATGCCCCGACCCTGCACCATAAGACCGACTGTGAGGACAACGCGCTCGCCATCCTGAAGTACCCCGGCGGCACCGTCGGCCAGTGCGAGGCGTCCTGGACGCAGCGCGGCGGCATGGCAGTTGCCTTCGAGGCCTGCGGCGACGAGGGCACCATCGTCTATGACCGCTCCGGCCTGTCGCAGCCGATCAAGGTCTTCGCCCGCAATGCCCAGACCCGCTATTTCAGCGAGAAGGTGGAACATGACCGCGGCTGGCTGTTCCCGACGGTCGAGGAGTATCGCCGCTACGGCTACTACGACCAGATCGCCCATTTCCTGGACTGCATCCGCTCGGGCAAGCCGCCGCTGCTGACCTTCCGCGAGGGCGTGGCGGTCAACCACGTGATGGATGCGTGCTACGCGTCCGCCCGGTCCGGCGGCTGGGAAGCGGTGCCGGCCGCATGATCCTCGGCCGGTTCCGCAGGCGGCTGGCGATCGGCACGGGGCGGACGGCGCTGGGCTATCTCTTCGCCGCCCCGCTGCTGGTCGTGCTGACCGTCGCCGTGCTGCTGCCGGCCCTCTACAACACCGGCGTCGCCTTCTTTCGCTACAACGCCACGCGCGACACCTGGCGCTACAACGGCTTCGACAATTTCGTCGGCCTGTTCCAGTCCGATGCCTTCTGGAACTCGTTCTGGGTGACGCTGATCTGGGTCGCGGGCAATGTCGGCCTGCAACTGGTGGCGGGCTTCTGGATCGCGCTGGCGCTGAACCGCATCGTGCGCTTCCGCGGCGCCTTCAGCGCGGTGCTGCTGATCCCGTGGGTGTCGTCCTTCGTCGTCGTCGCCGTGCTGTTCCTGTGGATCTACCACCCGCAGCTAGGCGTGCTGAACGACCTGCTGCTGAAGCTGGGGCTCGTATCCAAGCCGGTCGCGTGGCTGTCCTCGCCCGAGTTGGCCCAGGTGTCGCTGATCATGGCCAATAGCTGGAAGTTCTTCCCGCTCGTTATGATCACGCTCTTCACCGGCCTGCAGGACGTGCCGGGCGAGGTGCTGGAGGCGGCCGAGATCGACGGCGCCGGGCGCTTCCAGACCTTGTGGCGGATCGTCGTGCCGCTGCTGGCGCCCTCGATCGCCACGGCCGTGCTGCTGTCCACCATCTGGGGCTACAACAGCTTCACCCTGCCGATCATCATGACGGCCGGCGGGCCGCTCGGCTCGACCGAGATCATGGGCCTCTACATCTACAAGCTGGCCTTCGACGCCTTCGACTTCGGCGGGGCGGCGGCAGCCTCGATCGTGCTGTTCGTCCAGATCCTGGCGATGGTGGCGCTCTATCTGCGCTTCGCCGACCGCGAACTGGCGCCGGCCGGATGAGCGGACGGTCGCGCACTGCGCCGGGCCTGACGGCGCTGGCCTATGTCTTCCTCGGCCTGACGACGGTGGTGGTCGCCTTCCCCTATCTCTGGATGGTGGCGACCAGCGTGAAGCCGATCGAGGAGTTCTTCACCTACCCGCTGCAATGGCTGCCGGCGGCGCCGACCGCCCGCCACTACCTGGCGGTGCTGGAGGACAGCCGGTTCCTGCGCGCGCTCCTCAACAGCACCATCGTCGCCACCGTGGTGACGGCGATCAGCATCGCCCTGGCGGTCCCGGCCGCCTATGGGCTGGTGCGGCTGGCGGGGCAGCGCGGGCGGCCGATGTTGATCGCCATCCTGTCGGCGCAGTTCTTCCCGCCGATGATCTTCTTCATCCCGTTCTACATCCTGCTGGCGCAGGTGAAGCTGCTGAACACGCTGACGGGGCTCGTCTTCGCCTACCTGTCGGTGACGCTGCCGATCTGCACCTGGATGGTGGCGACCTCGCTGCGCGCGCTGCCGCGCGAGCTGGAGGAAGCCGCCCGCATCGACGGCTGCTCGGACGTGCAGATCATCTGGCGCATCGTCCTGCCGATCGCCAGACCCGGCATCATCACGGCCGGCATCTTCGCCTTCGTGCTGGCCTGGCAGGAATACATCTTCGCGCTGCTCTACACGACGACGCCGGCCGCCCAGACCGCGCCGGTGCTGATGTTCTATTACCTGGGCCAGCACCAGATCGACTATGGCCGGCTGATGGCCGCCTCGGTGCTGCTCAGCCTGCCGATCGCGCTGCCGTTCGCGATCATCCAGCGTCACTACCGGCAGGGACGCAACGAAGGCGGAGTGAAGGGATGACGATGGACATGGCCACCGACGATCCGGTGGCCGACTATATCCGCGAGCAGCCGGCGGTGGTCGCGGCCACGCTGTCCGCCGCCCGCGCGGAGCTGACCAGCTGGTCGCCAACCGCGCGCGGCGTGGTGCTGGTCGGCTCCGGCTCGTCGATGAACGCCATCCTGGCAACCGCCCCCAGCTTTGCCGCGGCCGGGCGCGGGCCGGTGCTGGCGCGCAACCCGACGGCCTTCATCGCCGAGGCGGCAACGCTGGCCGGCTGGGCCGGCCTGGCCGTGATCCTGTCGCAGTCCGGCGCCAGCCGCACGACGATCGCGGCGGCCGAGGCCGCGCGCGCGGCCGGCATGGCCGTGCTGATCGTCACCGGCGACGGCGCCAGCCCGATCGCAGCACTCGGCCTGCCGATGGTCGTCATGCCGATCGGAGCCGAGCCCATCGGGCCCAAGACCAAGGGCTTCGGGGCCAGCATCGCCGCCATGCTGGCGGTGGCCGAGCGGCTTGGCGCGCCGCTGCCGGGGCTGCCCGGCCTGGAGACCGCCCTGGCCGACGCCGTCGAGCCGGCGCGAGCGGCAATGGAGCGGTTCGCCACGGCCGTGCCGGCCCTCGACTTCCTGATGGTGGCGGGCCAGGGCCGGCTGCTGGGCATCGCCGTCGAGGGCTCGCTGAAGGTGGCCGAGATGGCCGGCATCCCGGCCGGCGGCTTCGATACGGAGGAGGCGCTGCATGGCCGTTTCCACGGCCTGACGCAGAACAGCGCCGCCATCTTCCTGACCGCCGACGCGGCCGAACGGGCGGAGGCCGCGCGGGCCGTGGCCGTGCTGGGCAGCCTCGGCATCCAGGCCGGCACGATCGACGCGGCCGGCAGTCCGGGTCTATGCCCCGTGCCCGCCCTGCCGGCGCCGTTCCAGCCCCTGGCGGCCGTCATCCCGCTGCAATGGCTGGCCTATCACTTGGCGCGCGGGCGCGGCATCCAGCCGGATCAGATGCGCTATCCCGGCCTTTCGCAGAAGCTGGCGATCAAGACGGACCAGCAGCCCTGATGCGTTCGGCCATCGGCATCGACATCGGCGGCACCGCGATCAAGCTGGGACTGGTCGCCAGCGACGGGCGGGTGCTGGCACGCCGGCAGTTCCCCTTCGACCGCGCGCTCGGCTTCGAGGCACTGGCCGATGCCATCGCCACTGCCGCGAAAGCCGTCGCCACCGGCCATGCGGCGGTGGGCGTCGGTATCTCGACGCCGGGCTATGCCGACCGCCGCGACGGCACGCTGATCGACGGCACCGCCAACGTGCCGGCGCTGGCCGGGCGCTCGCTGCCGGCCGCACTGGGCAGCCGGCTCGGCCTGCCGGCCGTCATCGAGAACGACGGCACGGCCGCCACCTTGGCCGAACTGCGCTTCGGCGCGGGAAAAGCCTTTCGCCGGTTCGCACTGATCGCCATCGGCACCGGCATCGGCGGCGGCATCGCCATCGATGGCCGGGTCGTCACCGGCAATGCCGGCGAGCCACCGGAACTGGGGGCCATGGTGCTGGATGCCGAGGGCGAGCGGAACTACAGCAGCCTGCCCGGCACCTTCGAGCATCTGGCTGCTGCCGATGGGTTCCTGGCGGCGCACCGCCGGCTGTCGCCGGCCGACCCGGCGCCCTCCGTCGCGGCCCTTTTCCAGCGGGACGATGCCGCGGCCGCCGCCGCCATCGACGCCACCGCCCGGCGCATCGCCCAGGCGCTCGGGTCGATGATCAACCTGCTGAATCTGGAAGCCTGCCTGCTGGGCGGCGGCGTGTCGGAGGCCGGCGCCAGCC encodes:
- the folK gene encoding 2-amino-4-hydroxy-6-hydroxymethyldihydropteridine diphosphokinase, whose translation is MMAQSDPVAGDVFVALGANLPSPGGTSPMETCRAAVVRLSAAGIRVTGRSSWYATEPVGEPGQPWFVNGVVRAASGLGPEAILAALHRIEAEFGRVRERHWAARTLDLDLIDCRGLVRAGAPGPILPHPRLAERRFVLAPLAELAPGWRHPVTGATAQALLDRLPARPEAVRLAGQGPSALPQGAEFLDDRGRPH
- a CDS encoding LabA-like NYN domain-containing protein; translated protein: MNFYPEDRIAVFIDGANFYGAARALGFDIDYRRMHDLFTKRARLIRISYYTAFTDDQEYSPLRPLIDWLDYNGFTLVTKPTKEFTDATGRRRLKGNMDVEIAVDMMEIVDRVDHVVLMSGDGDFRSLVEAVQRKGVRVTVVSTLRSQPPMIADELRRQADVFVDLQELAPLIQRAQSQREEGLPSRYTAPHNDEA
- a CDS encoding uracil-DNA glycosylase, whose translation is MTAAPAEPARDCPFCPRLVAFRELHRAREPAWHNAPVPSFGAAGARLLIVGLAPGLRGANRTGRPFTGDWAGDLLYPTLIRHGLAVGQFLARPDDGLALAGCRITNAVRCVPPENKPTPAEVKTCLPFLAGEIAALPTGGGILALGRIAHDAVLTTLKIRKADFPFAHGAMHELPGGRWMAESYHCSRYNTNTGRLTPEMFDAVVGAVVARIG
- a CDS encoding DUF4287 domain-containing protein, with protein sequence MSFQAYLDNIEAKTGKSPAAFKAMAREKGFCDADGVRPGVKAGEILDWLKHDFDLGRGHGMALVALFKGKRD
- a CDS encoding MmcQ/YjbR family DNA-binding protein gives rise to the protein MNWEDVVRLAADLPGAELSTSYGTPALKVRGRLLTRLRPEDDSITLHDVPIDERAMLIEADPAVFHTTPHYADYPIVLARLGALSPEVLMRFLERRWRGCASKRAVKAFDEVRFQ
- a CDS encoding ROK family transcriptional regulator: MALAGTNLEHARSYNRRVVVETVRTSGAISRAEIARATGLSAQTVSNIAEELLGAGLLVASGRRTGGRGQPPIELAINPGGGFTIGLSLDHRRLVAVLVDLAGERRAEVEIATAAPTPAAALPLMADAVARLRRAGRVEGARILGAGVVMPTLFEAGSPVSFGPTSLPAWDGFPLTERLSALLEMPVLVENDATAAAVGERLYGAGRDLRDFVYVYFGVGLGAGIITGGQPHRGAGGRAGELGHMVVVPGGRPCLCGNHGCLERYVSLAAAHAAVAGPDADASDIDPARLEAAFLAGEPTLDAWLSDAAGHFRAALANIENLLDPETVILGGLLPPAMRRTFLARLEPLPPSVAARPGRAMPRLIEAGLGPETPALGAAALPLFHRLAPRLATGAAGGASAFDF
- a CDS encoding Gfo/Idh/MocA family protein; its protein translation is MTRSTLPVLRIGFIGSGFMARFHLQSLTGVRNAVVAGVYSTTAKRREAFAAEANRLDLGPCTPYDSIEAMLRSGQVDAVWIANPNYARLEAMEEIHRLVKAGATPLRAVACEKPLARTLGDARRMLALVEDCGLLHGYLENQVFSTAVQRGHEIIWRRAVPNAGRPYLARAAEEHSGPHEPWFWQGEQQGGGVLSDMMCHSVEVARFLLSAPGEARGAMRLVSANATVANLKWTRPEYARKLSAAMGGVDYTKRPSEDFARGILTLEDPDGNVAMIEATTSWAYVGPGLRINLELLGPEYAMEFSSLNTGLKIFLSRGVIGTEGEDLVEKQNAEQGLMPVLDDEAGIYGYTLENRHMVEHFRRGQQPMETFDDGVAVVEMLMALYRSAELGQTVTLPDENLETYVPVVARPAGR
- a CDS encoding ABC transporter substrate-binding protein, with protein sequence MRKTIATWVGAAGLTLTLAAGAAGQTLKITYPGWDSKEQEREVTAIFAAYEKQNPGVKIELISTPFPVMKQKLVVSLRSGDAPDLGYLDGRWLPELQAAGFLADVTAQANALDRKDWYPAAWEPATIDGKVYGIPDRVDPWMVYYNTDLFKAAGVDRFPETTDELVAAGKKITGNGVHAWGLIGTNDATFIGRYLNILYAFHGNLLSPDGKKAVVNDANGVAALAFYTDLLIKHGIAQPSAVGNNHNDVRQLFMTKQVAMIIDGPWARGTLREMAPTVNWSVGRIPAAPGKEPRFTMTSWHYTTFAAGKNQAAVAKLVAYLVQPENQARSVVTLPARQSAAALPRFQTDEYKPWVAALPAGRAFPITDRFSEIADIVGKSVQEVLAKRKDAKAAADEAAARIDKLL
- a CDS encoding Gfo/Idh/MocA family protein yields the protein MNKDRIRIAMLGTGFIAEFRAQVYARMPGAEVVAVLGRDPEKTAAFAQRNGIGVAATDLEELLRSTDFDAVDLCLPNHLHRDAGVRMAEAGKHILCEKPLGRTAAEGQDMLDAAERAGIVHAYGENMIYSPDFQEILAVIERGVIGKPLWMRGREAHFGPHSPWFWQRDLAGGGALIDMGCHLIGIFNLALKQQATKVFCHAPTLHHKTDCEDNALAILKYPGGTVGQCEASWTQRGGMAVAFEACGDEGTIVYDRSGLSQPIKVFARNAQTRYFSEKVEHDRGWLFPTVEEYRRYGYYDQIAHFLDCIRSGKPPLLTFREGVAVNHVMDACYASARSGGWEAVPAA
- a CDS encoding carbohydrate ABC transporter permease: MILGRFRRRLAIGTGRTALGYLFAAPLLVVLTVAVLLPALYNTGVAFFRYNATRDTWRYNGFDNFVGLFQSDAFWNSFWVTLIWVAGNVGLQLVAGFWIALALNRIVRFRGAFSAVLLIPWVSSFVVVAVLFLWIYHPQLGVLNDLLLKLGLVSKPVAWLSSPELAQVSLIMANSWKFFPLVMITLFTGLQDVPGEVLEAAEIDGAGRFQTLWRIVVPLLAPSIATAVLLSTIWGYNSFTLPIIMTAGGPLGSTEIMGLYIYKLAFDAFDFGGAAAASIVLFVQILAMVALYLRFADRELAPAG
- a CDS encoding carbohydrate ABC transporter permease → MSGRSRTAPGLTALAYVFLGLTTVVVAFPYLWMVATSVKPIEEFFTYPLQWLPAAPTARHYLAVLEDSRFLRALLNSTIVATVVTAISIALAVPAAYGLVRLAGQRGRPMLIAILSAQFFPPMIFFIPFYILLAQVKLLNTLTGLVFAYLSVTLPICTWMVATSLRALPRELEEAARIDGCSDVQIIWRIVLPIARPGIITAGIFAFVLAWQEYIFALLYTTTPAAQTAPVLMFYYLGQHQIDYGRLMAASVLLSLPIALPFAIIQRHYRQGRNEGGVKG
- a CDS encoding SIS domain-containing protein, with amino-acid sequence MTMDMATDDPVADYIREQPAVVAATLSAARAELTSWSPTARGVVLVGSGSSMNAILATAPSFAAAGRGPVLARNPTAFIAEAATLAGWAGLAVILSQSGASRTTIAAAEAARAAGMAVLIVTGDGASPIAALGLPMVVMPIGAEPIGPKTKGFGASIAAMLAVAERLGAPLPGLPGLETALADAVEPARAAMERFATAVPALDFLMVAGQGRLLGIAVEGSLKVAEMAGIPAGGFDTEEALHGRFHGLTQNSAAIFLTADAAERAEAARAVAVLGSLGIQAGTIDAAGSPGLCPVPALPAPFQPLAAVIPLQWLAYHLARGRGIQPDQMRYPGLSQKLAIKTDQQP
- a CDS encoding ROK family protein, which codes for MRSAIGIDIGGTAIKLGLVASDGRVLARRQFPFDRALGFEALADAIATAAKAVATGHAAVGVGISTPGYADRRDGTLIDGTANVPALAGRSLPAALGSRLGLPAVIENDGTAATLAELRFGAGKAFRRFALIAIGTGIGGGIAIDGRVVTGNAGEPPELGAMVLDAEGERNYSSLPGTFEHLAAADGFLAAHRRLSPADPAPSVAALFQRDDAAAAAAIDATARRIAQALGSMINLLNLEACLLGGGVSEAGASLLDAVGRHLPDFTWPLLLARCRLLPAALGNDAGLVGAAALALDQARSTEPGQA